In Paraburkholderia phenazinium, one DNA window encodes the following:
- a CDS encoding glycoside hydrolase family 18 protein, which produces MRLFNEVVAGTTPLQAQRANSKLVYDGDPGDQAGAQGATEQKYQQNGYKPATEVEKFSYTSGRVAKRVYNRYASNDLTVFGYYTDWSQYDGRYDGLFADDQCGRGIDLMLLDPNAYDKLVLGFAGIVGDKGEKQQTINRAASDFARKNDEATFVDAWGDVASYRNCGFPGWVSNDYKMLFDQKTAQGVLGGLRKLKEKNPKLVLSFSIGGWTMSEAFHWVVASAERRRTLISSILDIFKRFPMFGEIDLDWEYPGAEGNAGNTYTDSDTPNFKALVQELRQALDTGGRADVLISIAASAAVKKMQKADLKGMLDAGVYRINLMTYDFFGTPWAPALAHHTNLHPGHPDNADEFSIDAALDYLEQTGVPLGRVVLGYAAYSRSARNAEISNWSPLTGTYTPGSGTTTGSFESGTTEWYDLIYNYLDLEHQTGINGFNVYTDQTADADYLYNPQTKLFLSVDTPRSVKAKGEYVRRRGLAGLFTWTIEMDNGVLANAAREGLGNQLVKQAIDMAPFYFEGVNVGGANRPPVAAIDGPLEAFEGDTVQFTGKRSSDPDGDTLTYLWSAPGLPFDGATVAEVEGIVPVNGAGASYTVTLTVDDGHGKRNVASVSLRAKTKGGQPPVALLTVQLASGTPFQVSGAASFDPDGDPLTYAWSAPQLAFDGSAEATVSAVVPSVDKPTDYRIQLSVSDGSAKSDEAIYLEAMPSAGTSVQAVITGKAKVESGGPLSLSGAESSGPEPLVYKWSAPALPFDGSSQVSIQVTAPAVAKDTDYPVQLTVTGHGGDGAQSVASVTVTVHASGSSGTWLPQSYPGDSEVTHDYNGQGLHRYRAKWWTAADNEPGDPACTSTSADGNDKVWLDLGKT; this is translated from the coding sequence ATGAGACTTTTCAACGAAGTCGTTGCCGGCACAACGCCCTTGCAGGCACAACGGGCAAACAGCAAGCTTGTCTATGACGGCGATCCTGGCGACCAGGCCGGTGCCCAGGGCGCGACGGAACAGAAGTACCAGCAGAACGGCTACAAGCCCGCCACCGAGGTGGAGAAGTTCAGCTATACCTCGGGCCGTGTCGCGAAGCGCGTGTATAACCGCTATGCGTCGAATGACCTGACGGTGTTCGGCTACTACACAGACTGGTCGCAGTACGACGGCCGGTATGATGGGCTGTTCGCCGACGATCAATGCGGCCGCGGCATCGATCTGATGCTGCTCGATCCGAACGCGTACGACAAGCTCGTGCTCGGCTTTGCAGGCATCGTCGGCGACAAGGGCGAAAAGCAGCAGACGATCAATCGGGCCGCGAGCGACTTCGCTCGCAAGAACGATGAGGCGACCTTCGTCGATGCCTGGGGCGATGTCGCTTCGTACCGCAATTGCGGCTTCCCTGGCTGGGTCAGCAACGACTACAAGATGTTGTTCGATCAGAAGACAGCGCAGGGTGTGTTGGGCGGCTTGCGCAAGCTGAAGGAGAAGAATCCGAAACTCGTGCTCTCGTTCAGCATCGGCGGCTGGACGATGAGCGAGGCGTTTCACTGGGTCGTGGCGTCGGCTGAGCGCCGTCGTACGTTGATCTCCAGCATTCTCGATATTTTCAAACGGTTCCCGATGTTCGGGGAGATCGATCTCGACTGGGAATATCCGGGCGCAGAAGGCAATGCCGGCAATACCTACACCGACAGCGACACGCCAAACTTCAAGGCGCTCGTTCAGGAGCTGAGGCAGGCGCTCGATACCGGGGGCCGTGCCGACGTCTTGATCAGCATTGCCGCATCGGCCGCGGTGAAAAAGATGCAGAAGGCCGACCTGAAGGGGATGCTCGATGCCGGCGTGTATCGCATCAACCTGATGACCTATGATTTCTTCGGTACACCGTGGGCGCCGGCGCTTGCGCATCACACGAACCTGCATCCAGGTCATCCGGACAACGCCGATGAGTTCAGCATCGATGCCGCGCTCGACTATCTCGAGCAGACCGGCGTGCCGCTCGGTCGGGTCGTGCTCGGATATGCGGCTTACAGTCGCAGCGCGCGCAATGCCGAAATCAGCAACTGGTCGCCGCTCACCGGCACCTACACGCCTGGCAGCGGCACGACCACCGGCAGTTTCGAATCCGGCACCACGGAATGGTATGACCTGATCTATAACTACCTCGATCTGGAGCACCAGACGGGTATCAATGGCTTCAACGTCTACACCGATCAGACGGCCGATGCCGACTATCTGTACAACCCGCAGACGAAACTCTTCCTCTCGGTCGACACGCCGCGCTCGGTCAAAGCGAAGGGCGAGTATGTACGCAGGCGTGGTCTCGCGGGGCTCTTCACCTGGACCATCGAGATGGACAACGGCGTGCTCGCCAATGCCGCCCGCGAGGGGCTCGGCAATCAACTGGTCAAGCAGGCCATCGATATGGCGCCGTTCTACTTCGAGGGCGTGAACGTGGGCGGCGCCAACAGGCCGCCGGTCGCTGCGATCGACGGCCCGCTCGAGGCGTTCGAAGGCGACACGGTCCAGTTCACCGGTAAGCGTTCGAGCGATCCGGATGGCGACACGCTGACGTACCTGTGGTCGGCACCGGGACTGCCGTTCGACGGCGCGACCGTGGCCGAGGTCGAGGGTATCGTGCCGGTGAACGGCGCAGGCGCCAGTTACACCGTGACACTGACTGTGGACGACGGCCACGGCAAGCGCAACGTCGCCTCGGTCAGCCTGCGCGCGAAGACAAAGGGTGGGCAACCGCCCGTCGCGCTGTTGACGGTGCAGCTAGCGTCGGGCACGCCGTTCCAGGTGTCGGGCGCCGCTTCGTTCGACCCGGACGGCGATCCGCTGACGTATGCATGGAGTGCACCGCAACTCGCGTTCGACGGTTCGGCGGAAGCGACGGTCAGCGCCGTGGTGCCATCGGTGGACAAGCCCACCGACTACCGGATCCAGCTCTCGGTCAGCGACGGCTCGGCGAAGTCTGACGAGGCGATTTACCTTGAGGCGATGCCCTCGGCCGGCACGTCGGTGCAAGCGGTGATCACCGGCAAGGCGAAGGTTGAAAGCGGCGGCCCATTGAGCCTCTCGGGCGCCGAATCGAGCGGGCCCGAGCCGTTGGTGTACAAATGGTCCGCGCCGGCGCTGCCGTTCGACGGCTCCAGCCAGGTCAGCATCCAGGTCACGGCGCCAGCGGTCGCGAAGGACACCGACTATCCGGTGCAGCTCACGGTGACCGGCCACGGTGGCGACGGGGCGCAGTCTGTCGCGTCGGTCACGGTGACGGTGCACGCGAGCGGCAGCAGTGGTACCTGGTTGCCGCAAAGCTATCCGGGCGACTCCGAGGTCACACACGATTACAACGGGCAAGGACTGCACCGGTACCGTGCGAAATGGTGGACCGCAGCGGATAACGAGCCGGGTGATCCTGCTTGCACCAGCACCTCGGCGGACGGCAACGACAAGGTATGGCTCGATCTAGGCAAGACCTGA
- a CDS encoding winged helix-turn-helix domain-containing protein — protein sequence MEKNCNIVRFDWQHERVTRGDITARVSGQEKVALRLMVEHAPALCTREQLMGAIWGQRAALMDELYLTQLVYRLRKSLRPLNLGDHIETLPRAGYRFVPSGLSCKIEEAAAAPLPEQIDPPLIDAARGAPRLWPAARWRQSTRCAGRMSWCANRRITLRVVALIGAVLVGSTVLVVGLKHVRSDRRLVAAAEEGRRLVAAVESGCAQQSPVPGFRRCRQSPTSALTSPPAHR from the coding sequence ATGGAAAAAAACTGCAACATCGTCCGGTTCGATTGGCAGCATGAACGTGTCACCCGTGGCGACATCACGGCCCGGGTCTCAGGCCAGGAGAAAGTCGCGTTACGTCTCATGGTGGAACATGCACCCGCCTTGTGCACAAGAGAACAACTGATGGGCGCGATCTGGGGACAGCGTGCAGCGCTCATGGACGAGCTCTATCTGACGCAACTGGTCTACCGGCTGCGTAAATCGCTGCGACCGCTCAATCTGGGCGACCATATCGAAACCCTGCCGCGCGCCGGTTATCGATTCGTGCCGTCCGGCCTGTCCTGCAAGATTGAAGAGGCCGCCGCGGCCCCATTGCCGGAGCAGATCGATCCGCCGTTGATCGACGCCGCTCGCGGCGCCCCGCGCCTATGGCCCGCGGCACGGTGGCGGCAATCGACCCGTTGCGCCGGCAGGATGTCATGGTGTGCGAACCGACGCATCACCCTGCGTGTCGTGGCCCTCATCGGTGCAGTGCTCGTTGGGTCGACTGTGCTCGTCGTCGGGCTGAAACACGTGCGGTCCGACCGTCGCCTCGTCGCCGCAGCGGAAGAAGGCCGCCGCCTTGTTGCCGCAGTGGAGTCCGGGTGTGCGCAACAGTCCCCCGTCCCTGGGTTCAGGCGCTGCCGACAGTCTCCGACAAGCGCTTTAACGTCGCCACCCGCGCACCGATGA
- a CDS encoding lysozyme inhibitor LprI family protein yields MARLQRIGGAWLLAAAVVLTMASTVTSSARAEVAAADPIDAAMRACLARSDMSSTAGQLQCMETARFGWQAALNTAWQQLLAKLPPARHKPWEDAQARWQASRDAQAPLLDAVFATRQGTMYQLAEADMQLQPVRDRALALRSAVAGAATGAAAPVRPRPCSADALCEHATFDMNRYYRRLLAKMPARARPALVRAQRAWTAYLVAASAVTDESGRVDIIGARVATLKRLSETVGSA; encoded by the coding sequence ATGGCACGGTTGCAACGGATCGGCGGCGCCTGGCTGTTGGCCGCCGCTGTGGTGCTGACGATGGCGTCGACGGTGACGTCCAGCGCGCGCGCCGAAGTGGCTGCGGCCGATCCGATCGACGCGGCGATGCGCGCGTGTCTGGCGCGCAGCGACATGTCGTCGACTGCCGGGCAATTGCAGTGCATGGAGACGGCCCGCTTCGGCTGGCAGGCCGCACTGAACACGGCATGGCAGCAACTGCTGGCGAAGCTGCCGCCGGCGCGGCATAAACCGTGGGAAGACGCACAGGCGCGCTGGCAGGCATCGCGCGATGCGCAGGCGCCCTTGCTCGACGCGGTCTTCGCGACCCGGCAAGGCACGATGTACCAGTTGGCCGAGGCCGACATGCAACTGCAGCCAGTGCGCGACCGCGCGCTGGCCCTGCGCAGCGCGGTGGCCGGTGCGGCGACCGGCGCGGCCGCTCCGGTTCGCCCACGTCCCTGCAGCGCAGATGCGCTGTGCGAACACGCGACCTTCGATATGAACCGTTACTACCGCCGTTTGCTGGCGAAGATGCCGGCGCGTGCCCGTCCTGCTCTCGTGCGGGCGCAACGGGCGTGGACTGCTTACCTGGTTGCTGCGAGTGCGGTGACCGATGAATCCGGACGGGTCGATATCATCGGTGCGCGGGTGGCGACGTTAAAGCGCTTGTCGGAGACTGTCGGCAGCGCCTGA
- a CDS encoding arginine/lysine/ornithine decarboxylase, with protein MKFRFPVVIIDEDFRSENISGSGIRALAEAIEKEGAEVLGLTSYGDLTSFAQQSSRASCFILSIDDDELLPYVDNVAVEGETPELAAAIVALRAFVTEVRRRNADIPIFLYGETRTSRHLPNDILRELHGFIHMFEDTPEFVARHIIRETKVYLDSLAPPFFKELVQYADEGSYSWHCPGHSGGVAFLKSPLGQMFHQFFGENMLRADVCNAVDELGQLLDHTGPVAASERNAARIFSADHVFFVTNGTSTSNKIVWHGTVAPGDIVLVDRNCHKSILHAITMTGSIPVFLTPTRNNFGIIGPIPRSEFEPENIKKKILANPFAREALAKNPDLKPRILTITQSTYDGVIYNVEMIKEMLGDWLDTLHFDEAWLPHAEFHEFYQDMHAIGAGRPRIGALVFATHSTHKLLAGISQASQIVVQDSKNSRFDKHRFNEAYLMHTSTSPQYAIIASCDVAAAMMEAPGGTALVEESIAEALDFRRAMRKVDDEYVDDWFFKVWGPEEFAEEGIGSREDWMLRPNDAWHGFGPLAEGFNMLDPIKATIVTPGLDMDGGFGQTGIPAAIVTKYLAEHGIIVEKTGLYSFFIMFTIGITKGRWNSMVTELQQFKDDYDNNQPLWRVLPEFVSHHPMYERVGLRDLCQQIHMVYRANDIARLTTEMYLSSMEPAMKPSDAFAKLAHREIDRVPIDELEGRVTSILLTPYPPGIPLLIPGERFNKTIVNYLRFAREFNERFPGFHTDIHGLVGETINGRIEYFVDCVRG; from the coding sequence ATGAAGTTTCGTTTTCCCGTCGTCATCATTGACGAAGATTTCCGCTCCGAGAACATCTCGGGTTCCGGCATCCGGGCTCTCGCCGAAGCAATCGAGAAAGAAGGCGCGGAAGTGCTCGGGCTGACGAGCTATGGCGATCTGACCTCCTTCGCGCAGCAGTCGAGCCGTGCGTCGTGCTTCATCCTGTCGATCGACGACGATGAACTGCTGCCGTATGTCGACAACGTCGCGGTCGAGGGCGAGACGCCCGAACTGGCCGCCGCGATCGTCGCCCTGCGCGCGTTCGTGACCGAAGTGCGCCGCCGCAACGCCGACATTCCGATCTTCCTGTACGGCGAAACGCGTACCTCGCGCCACCTGCCCAACGACATCCTGCGCGAGCTGCACGGCTTCATCCACATGTTCGAGGACACGCCGGAGTTCGTCGCGCGCCATATCATCCGCGAGACCAAGGTGTACCTGGATTCGCTCGCGCCGCCATTCTTCAAGGAACTGGTGCAGTACGCGGACGAAGGCTCGTATTCGTGGCACTGCCCGGGGCACTCGGGCGGCGTGGCGTTCCTGAAGAGCCCGTTAGGCCAGATGTTCCACCAGTTCTTTGGCGAGAACATGCTGCGCGCGGACGTGTGCAATGCCGTCGACGAACTCGGCCAGCTGCTCGATCACACCGGCCCGGTGGCCGCGTCCGAGCGCAACGCCGCGCGCATTTTCAGCGCCGACCACGTGTTCTTCGTGACCAACGGCACGTCGACTTCGAACAAGATCGTCTGGCACGGCACGGTGGCGCCGGGCGACATCGTGCTAGTGGACCGCAATTGCCACAAGTCGATCCTGCACGCCATCACGATGACCGGCTCGATTCCGGTGTTCCTCACGCCGACGCGCAACAACTTCGGCATCATCGGCCCGATTCCGCGCAGCGAGTTCGAGCCGGAGAACATCAAGAAGAAGATCCTCGCGAATCCGTTCGCCCGCGAAGCGCTGGCGAAGAATCCGGATCTCAAGCCGCGCATCCTGACCATTACGCAGAGTACCTACGACGGCGTGATCTACAACGTCGAAATGATCAAGGAGATGCTCGGCGACTGGCTCGACACGCTGCACTTCGACGAAGCGTGGCTGCCGCACGCCGAGTTCCACGAGTTCTATCAGGACATGCATGCGATCGGCGCGGGCCGTCCGCGCATCGGCGCGCTGGTGTTCGCGACGCACTCGACGCACAAGCTGCTGGCCGGCATTTCGCAAGCGTCGCAGATCGTCGTGCAGGACTCGAAGAACAGCCGCTTCGACAAGCACCGCTTCAACGAAGCGTATCTGATGCACACTTCGACGAGCCCGCAGTACGCCATCATCGCCTCGTGCGACGTGGCCGCGGCGATGATGGAAGCGCCGGGCGGCACCGCGCTGGTGGAGGAATCGATCGCCGAGGCGCTCGATTTCCGCCGCGCGATGCGCAAGGTCGACGACGAATACGTCGACGACTGGTTCTTCAAGGTGTGGGGTCCGGAGGAGTTTGCGGAAGAGGGCATCGGTTCGCGCGAAGACTGGATGCTGCGCCCGAACGACGCGTGGCACGGCTTCGGCCCGCTCGCCGAAGGCTTCAACATGCTCGACCCGATCAAGGCGACCATCGTCACGCCGGGTCTGGACATGGACGGCGGTTTCGGTCAGACCGGCATTCCGGCGGCGATCGTCACGAAGTACCTGGCCGAGCACGGCATCATCGTCGAGAAGACCGGCTTGTATTCGTTCTTCATCATGTTCACGATCGGCATTACGAAGGGCCGCTGGAACTCGATGGTGACCGAGCTGCAGCAGTTCAAGGACGATTACGACAACAACCAGCCGCTGTGGCGCGTGTTGCCGGAGTTCGTCTCGCATCATCCGATGTACGAGCGCGTGGGTCTGCGCGATCTGTGCCAGCAGATCCACATGGTCTACCGCGCCAACGACATTGCCCGCCTGACCACCGAGATGTACCTGTCGAGCATGGAGCCGGCCATGAAGCCGTCCGACGCGTTCGCCAAGCTCGCGCACCGCGAGATCGACCGGGTACCGATCGACGAACTTGAAGGCCGCGTCACGTCGATTCTGCTCACGCCGTATCCGCCGGGCATCCCGCTGCTGATTCCGGGCGAGCGCTTCAACAAGACGATCGTCAACTACCTGCGCTTCGCGCGTGAGTTCAACGAACGCTTCCCGGGCTTCCATACGGATATCCACGGGCTGGTGGGCGAGACGATCAACGGCCGCATCGAGTACTTCGTCGATTGCGTGCGCGGCTGA
- the dcd gene encoding dCTP deaminase, translating to MTIKSDKWIRRMAASHNMIEPFAPDQVRVSEDGRKIVSYGTSSYGYDIRCADEFKIFTNINSTIVDPKNFDEKSFVDFKGDVCIIPPNSFALARTVEYFRIPRSVLTVCLGKSTYARCGIIVNVTPFEPEWEGHVTLEFSNTTPLPAKIYANEGVAQVLFFESDEICETSYADRGGKYQGQHGVTLPKT from the coding sequence ATGACCATCAAATCCGACAAGTGGATCCGCCGCATGGCCGCGTCGCACAACATGATCGAGCCGTTCGCGCCCGACCAGGTGCGCGTTTCCGAGGACGGCCGGAAGATCGTCAGCTACGGCACGTCGAGCTACGGCTACGACATTCGCTGCGCGGACGAATTCAAGATCTTCACGAATATCAACTCAACCATCGTCGATCCGAAGAACTTCGACGAGAAGTCGTTTGTCGATTTCAAGGGCGATGTCTGCATCATCCCGCCGAACTCGTTCGCTCTCGCGCGCACGGTCGAGTATTTCCGCATTCCGCGCAGCGTCCTGACCGTGTGTCTGGGCAAATCCACTTATGCGCGCTGCGGCATCATCGTCAACGTCACGCCGTTCGAACCGGAATGGGAAGGGCACGTGACGCTCGAATTCTCAAATACGACACCTTTGCCTGCGAAAATCTACGCGAACGAAGGCGTCGCCCAGGTGCTGTTTTTCGAAAGCGACGAAATTTGTGAGACGTCGTACGCGGATCGCGGCGGCAAATATCAAGGTCAGCACGGCGTGACGTTGCCCAAAACGTGA